Proteins from one Halovivax limisalsi genomic window:
- a CDS encoding DEAD/DEAH box helicase, producing the protein MAATDEEVPSIEHPLLESDFLERRRYQLQLAGTAADDHTLVCLPTGLGKTTVSLLVTARRLDEVGGTALMLAPTKPLVQQHADFYREALQIPDEEIVVFTGEVSPDDRSALWAEATVVMATPQVIENDLVGGRISLSDVTHLTFDECHRATGEYAYNYIAERYHADAADPLVTGMSASPGGDEEAILEVCDNLGLRDVAVMTREDADVEEFTHDTDVEWERIDLPDEVLEIRDALNEVITDRLEKLKELGVASSTQPDQSQKDLNEMRAELQKLINNDQSEGYKGMSAHAEVMKLRQAVTLVETQSVEALRRYFERQRNQARSSGASKASQRMVSDPRVREAMRKAENFDELHPKYSKARMLLAETLGLEDGERVIVFTESRDTAEALTDFLSESFDARRFVGQGDREGSDGMTQTEQQAVLEDFRAGEFEVLVSTSVAEEGLDVPEVDLVLFYEPVPTAIRSIQRKGRTGRQSEGRVVVLMAEDTRDEVYFWISRRREKEMESELRQLKRMADDLADELDDAQQSLADFDASESAEPGEADEPAGSGSESAGTAADGAGEGGTATGGATTSAEAAGAGSSRNGGVGGQPGLQDFAGETSDDADDNPSVSGGDETGTPAPSGDSGAIEIVADQREMDATIARDLSKREDVSVRLETLDVGDYVCSDRVVVERKSTADFVDSLVGGERSVFEQVGAMARHYSRPVVVIEGEGLYEQRDLHPNAIRGALSSLAVDFDASVLRTESEADTTDLLEVIAGREQEVSDREISVHGEKQDKTLGEQQEYVVASIAEIGPVTARALLEEFGTVEAVMTARKDDLLGVEGVGPVTAERIREVVGSDYAG; encoded by the coding sequence ATGGCAGCGACGGACGAGGAGGTCCCCTCCATCGAACATCCCCTGCTGGAGTCCGACTTCCTAGAGCGGCGACGCTACCAGCTCCAGCTTGCGGGGACCGCCGCCGACGACCACACGCTCGTCTGTCTCCCCACCGGGCTCGGCAAGACGACCGTGAGCCTGCTGGTGACCGCGCGGCGGCTCGACGAGGTCGGCGGCACCGCCCTGATGCTCGCGCCGACGAAGCCGCTCGTCCAGCAGCACGCCGACTTCTACCGCGAAGCCCTTCAGATTCCCGACGAGGAGATCGTCGTCTTCACGGGCGAAGTCAGTCCGGACGATCGGTCGGCGCTGTGGGCGGAGGCGACGGTCGTGATGGCCACGCCGCAGGTGATCGAGAACGACCTCGTCGGCGGGCGCATCTCGCTTTCCGATGTCACGCACCTCACCTTCGACGAGTGCCACCGCGCGACGGGCGAGTACGCCTACAACTACATCGCCGAGCGCTACCACGCCGACGCGGCGGATCCCCTCGTCACCGGCATGTCGGCCTCGCCGGGCGGCGACGAGGAGGCGATCCTCGAGGTCTGTGACAACCTCGGCCTGCGCGACGTCGCGGTGATGACCCGGGAGGACGCCGACGTCGAGGAATTCACCCACGACACCGACGTCGAGTGGGAGCGGATCGACCTTCCCGACGAGGTTCTGGAGATCCGCGACGCGCTGAACGAGGTGATCACCGACCGCCTGGAGAAGCTCAAAGAACTCGGCGTCGCCTCCTCCACCCAGCCCGACCAGTCCCAGAAGGACCTCAACGAGATGCGCGCGGAGCTGCAGAAGCTGATCAACAACGACCAGTCGGAAGGGTACAAAGGGATGTCCGCCCACGCGGAGGTGATGAAGCTCCGCCAGGCGGTGACGCTGGTCGAGACCCAGAGCGTGGAGGCGCTGCGGCGCTACTTCGAGCGCCAGCGCAACCAGGCGCGATCGTCGGGGGCGTCGAAGGCCAGTCAGCGCATGGTCTCGGATCCGCGCGTCCGCGAGGCGATGCGCAAGGCCGAGAACTTCGACGAACTCCACCCGAAGTACAGCAAGGCGCGGATGCTGCTCGCCGAAACCCTCGGTCTGGAGGACGGCGAGCGCGTCATCGTCTTCACCGAGTCGCGGGACACCGCGGAGGCGCTGACGGACTTCCTCTCGGAGAGCTTCGACGCGCGCCGGTTCGTCGGCCAGGGCGACCGCGAGGGCTCGGACGGCATGACCCAGACCGAACAGCAGGCCGTCCTCGAGGACTTCCGCGCCGGCGAGTTCGAGGTACTGGTCTCGACCTCGGTCGCCGAGGAGGGACTCGACGTTCCCGAGGTCGACCTCGTGCTCTTCTACGAACCCGTCCCCACGGCTATCCGGTCGATCCAGCGCAAGGGCCGGACGGGCCGCCAGTCGGAGGGGCGCGTCGTCGTGCTGATGGCCGAGGACACCCGCGACGAGGTCTACTTCTGGATCTCGCGACGCCGGGAGAAGGAGATGGAATCGGAGCTACGCCAGCTCAAGCGCATGGCCGACGACCTCGCCGACGAACTCGACGACGCCCAGCAGTCCCTGGCCGATTTCGACGCGAGCGAATCGGCGGAGCCGGGAGAAGCGGACGAGCCGGCCGGATCCGGATCGGAGAGCGCCGGGACGGCAGCGGACGGGGCCGGCGAGGGTGGGACCGCGACGGGCGGCGCGACGACGTCGGCGGAGGCCGCCGGCGCCGGTTCCAGTCGAAACGGAGGGGTCGGCGGACAGCCCGGGCTCCAGGATTTCGCCGGCGAAACCAGCGACGATGCCGACGACAACCCCTCCGTTTCGGGTGGAGACGAGACGGGCACCCCGGCGCCATCGGGCGATTCCGGCGCAATCGAAATCGTCGCCGATCAGCGGGAGATGGACGCCACCATCGCTCGCGACCTCTCGAAGCGCGAGGACGTGTCGGTTCGACTGGAGACGTTAGACGTCGGCGACTACGTCTGCTCGGACCGCGTCGTCGTCGAGCGCAAGTCGACGGCGGACTTCGTCGACTCGCTGGTCGGCGGGGAGCGGTCGGTCTTCGAGCAGGTCGGGGCGATGGCGCGCCACTACAGTCGACCGGTGGTCGTGATCGAGGGCGAGGGGCTCTACGAGCAACGGGATCTGCACCCGAACGCGATCCGCGGGGCCCTGTCGAGTCTCGCGGTCGACTTCGACGCGAGCGTGCTCCGCACCGAGAGCGAAGCCGACACGACGGACCTCCTGGAGGTCATCGCCGGCCGCGAACAGGAGGTCTCGGATCGGGAAATCTCCGTCCACGGCGAGAAACAGGACAAGACCCTCGGCGAACAGCAGGAGTACGTCGTCGCATCGATCGCCGAGATCGGGCCCGTGACGGCGCGTGCGCTCCTCGAGGAGTTCGGCACGGTCGAGGCCGTCATGACAGCGCGGAAGGACGACCTGCTCGGGGTCGAGGGCGTCGGGCCCGTCACCGCCGAGCGGATTCGCGAGGTCGTCGGCAGCGACTACGCGGGGTAA